The following DNA comes from Ornithobacterium rhinotracheale DSM 15997.
CATAAAATCAGATTCCCTGAGCAAAGCCTTTGCGCAAAAAGGAACTGCAAATACAAGCGATTTAAACAAAATGCTTGCCGTTATGTATGAAATAGGTTTTAATAGTAATGTGTTCAATGATTTGAAAAACAAACAAACTATTATACAAAATGCTATGGGGTTACCCGGCATGGAATACACCATTCCCACTCCTACGCTAAAATGGCAATTGCAAAAAGACCAAAAAGAGATTTTGGGCTATGCGGTGCAAAAAGCCACCACCCAATACGGCGGCAGAGAGTGGGAGGCTTGGTTTGCAAAAGACATTCCGCTATCGTATGGACCTTATGTATTCAATGGACTACCAGGGCTAATCTTGGAAGTTTATGACACCGAGAATGAACACCACTTTACCGCTACGGGTATGGATAACAAGCCACAAGCCATTTTCAAAAGAATCTACGACAAGGAAATCAAAACTTCTGAAGAAAAAGCTAAAAAAGCCTTAAAAAATAAATATGAAAGCCCAAAATATAATCGCCCTTACAACCCAATTGATAAATCTTAAATTTCAAAGCCCTAAATGGTGACAAAAAAAGCATTTTTACTATATTTTTTAGTCCTGAGCTCGTGGGCATTGCATGCACAAAGTGTGATAAAGGGAACTTTGTCCGATGAAAATGCAACGCCCATAAGCGGGGCAAGCGTGAGCCTTGTTTCGCCTAAAGATGAGGAGATTATTGCCTACACTTTTTCGGACAAAAATGGAAAATACCAAATTGAAACCAATTCTCCGCTCAAGGAACTTTATATTGTAGTGAGTGCTATGAATTTTGGAGAAAAAAAATCCAAAATCCAAAATCAATCGCAGACTAAAAATTTCACTTTAGAGGGCGAAATCATTCAGCTTAAAGAAATTGTGGCAAAATCCACGCCTATTCGCCGAAAAGGCGACACGATAAGCTATGATGTCAAAAGTTTTGCAAAATCCCAAGACCGAAATCTGGAAGATATCTTAAAACGATTGCCTGGCATAGAGGTAGAAAAAAGTGGACGCGTGCTCTACCAAGGCTCCCCCATCAATAAATTTTATGTAGAGGGCTTAGACCTTGTGGACGGAAAATATAAAATCATTAATCAAAATCTGCCCCACAAAGAAGTAGCGAGTGTGCAAGTACTGGAGAACCACCAGCCTATAAAAATGCTGGATAGTTTGGTGTTT
Coding sequences within:
- a CDS encoding GLPGLI family protein, producing MKKLLLLSTFLISAISFAQPVISGDVNMPADPCNETALGNSNQNIYYTYTRVPNPELKEKTKTGLTVLQIGKDLTKFTDEAIIKSDSLSKAFAQKGTANTSDLNKMLAVMYEIGFNSNVFNDLKNKQTIIQNAMGLPGMEYTIPTPTLKWQLQKDQKEILGYAVQKATTQYGGREWEAWFAKDIPLSYGPYVFNGLPGLILEVYDTENEHHFTATGMDNKPQAIFKRIYDKEIKTSEEKAKKALKNKYESPKYNRPYNPIDKS